The nucleotide window GGAATTTTTCCTTGACCCGCAGCGCTGCATTGGCTGCCACGCCTGCGAGATGGCCTGCGCCGAATGTGAAACGAACGGCCAGCTTCCGATGATCCACGTCGATTATGTGGACCGCTTTTTCACCACGCAAACCTCGGTGCAGATCTGCATGCATTGCGAGGACCCCGTGTGCGCCAAGGCCTGCCCGGCCGACGCCATAACCAAGGATGAGTTCGGCATCGTGCATACCGCGAACACGGCGCGTTGCATTGCCTGTTCCAATTGTGTGAACGCCTGCCCCTTCGGTGTGCCAAAGAAGATTGAGCCGATGGATCTCATGATGAAATGCAACATGTGCTACGACCGCACCAGCGCGGGCAAGAAACCCATGTGCGCCACGGTTTGCCCCAGCGGCGCGCTCTTTTACGGTACACGGGAGGAGATGGGCAAGCGGCGCCCGAACAGCACGCCTGTCAACCAGTTCCGTTTCGGGAAACAAAGCGTGAAAACCAAGGTCAATATCATGATGCCCAAAGGCGCCACGGAACTCGTGGTGGAT belongs to Candidatus Methylacidiphilales bacterium and includes:
- a CDS encoding 4Fe-4S binding protein, with product MNTTTFRTDQEFFLDPQRCIGCHACEMACAECETNGQLPMIHVDYVDRFFTTQTSVQICMHCEDPVCAKACPADAITKDEFGIVHTANTARCIACSNCVNACPFGVPKKIEPMDLMMKCNMCYDRTSAGKKPMCATVCPSGALFYGTREEMGKRRPNSTPVNQFRFGKQSVKTKVNIMMPKGATELVVDEL